The Dermacentor andersoni chromosome 1, qqDerAnde1_hic_scaffold, whole genome shotgun sequence genomic interval cggcgcagcgacttcggcggcctcctgcatctagctcacaaccctcggcggtcACGGACAGCtgcggcggctcttgccagcagggcgtgtcggcgcgagcgacgcttgctcgttccAACTGCTGCGTCGCCATTTCCGGAGTCCTAGCCTGGAATcttgccgtcgagtctgcaaagctgctgctgtgaccggcggacacCAGCGGTCTACCcgaaggacagtcggctcgcatgttatggacagcgtgtggatatttccccggcgcggccactgttgcatgtaccaccttgttcgcgaagcacgtgttgatgttagactgtgaaatgtttcgccggaatatgtagtgaattaaggttggggggatgtggggatgcgtgactctcacgcctcccctgagatctagttttcccgcatagctcgtctcctgcagggcggcttcgcccgtcgCGTCGCccggcgcccgcggcggtcggagtggttgaagcgcagtgcgagagatggcgctagtgttgcgctgcggcgagGTTACTTGGGAGCCGGGAGACAAGgcgctgcctctttcccggcgggtcggcgaacagcgtggacattccgcgcgcgcgcggcgacccatgcttctgcgagaccgcctcgcgtggccgccttcgatgcgccaccgttggcgtgacagtacgcgcgaacgaccaggcgttgggatccagcatggggcgaacatattcgctcgctcggtgtgtcggacttctagatttgtcgcgcgcccaccggcagcatgttttgtggatagcaactcggcttgctggcattgatctatgaaaggtgcaataaatgcccttgtgactgtttgcactactgtgttgtcgttcctttgtcccgagagtacggaggagaaccccatatctcccacaagtTGTACTTCAACAATAAGAGCGCCCACACTATCACGCTCACCGGCACAAGTGCTAGCAAACCTGGTGGTGCGGGCATTCGGACTGTGtcactgcaattttgaggtgcctagttgctgtcatgtcaatttaagcacgaatCGCCACTGCAAAtattctacaatttaatcctgtCTGATCAAATGGTGACAATTTCGGGCCTTAATGTAACATCGAAAGGAACCTGTGAATATACACTGTAAAAATGACAGTTATGAagattccttgcctatgctccctCATTTCATATGTAACGTACGTATTTTTTGTGTTTGTTGCATatttatacattatatatatatatatatatatatatatatatatatatataatttgttgTGACAGACGGCTCGAATGTCTTTTTTTATTACCGCGTTTTGTCATTCAGTGATATTTCATGGTTGATACATTGTATGTTTACCCCTTGTGtgcaatatttatgcagtttctcTTACTGAATCAAAGTAAGATGTTATGGCTTTCTTTTCCAGTATGGTAGTCCACGACAGCATGTTCATTTCACATGCAGTGACAgacctatacatttcgctgtgataaatattctgTTGGCATGGGATGATTTACGCACCTACACACTATCTCTGGTGCAGTCTGAGCCGGTTGCTATTTGTGATACTTGTGCAGTGCACAACAGTTTTCTTAATGCGTGCCATTACCTGTGATATTCTATGACGCAGTTGCCTGTGAATCTTTtagatgcaagaacaatgtgatgcGATGTTTATTGCAACGTGACTGTGGTATGTTGCATGTCTCTACTACTCCCATACTCATGACTTTcgcacttcttcaatgtagagactgtcgcacgtgatgtgtacataaacaagtgTTACCGTAAAAAGGTCTGTATGTTGAAGGGCGAAataatacagaaaggtgcagttttcctctagtgcttttatttgcATGTCGCTACTATATTTGCAGAGCTAGCTTGCACTGCAGAAATATTACTCTGTAATATTCCATTTACTGAGTTCTGCTATTAACAATTGAGGGCctttgttgaaatctatcaacCGCTCATGTGTGCACAACTTCACGGGAGCCACAGCGtctgacatgtcggatgaccagttggacggcattttcgtcactacAAAGGAACTTTGCGGTTGTGGCGAGAtaaaatggtggaggacctagaaggTGCGCGTGTAACAGCACGTTAATAGAGCGGAAgctgtgacgtgcactgtacatttTGGCTTTTGTGGGCGTCTCTGCGCGACTAGAAAgcgaggagacaggcgcttatgtccatcaatgcgtaaggcGACAAGAGAAATCTCACCGACACGagtaagaaagaaaatgagaactGTAGGCCACATGCAAGACACTTTGAAAACGCACTTATTTTTGGCTTGCTTTCAATCTTATATGTCACCACTAAACGTACTGTTTCACTTAGTATAaatgcaggctttacataacccttcactacaaaacttttctcaacaaatcatgaatgctttgcattacgtagacaTCAACTATAACTTAGCATGGGAAATGagtgcaatttcacagcatgaaaagCACAATGCAAttatttaaaaattatggggtttaacgtgccaaaaccactttctgattatgaggcacgccgtagtggggggactccggaaattttgaccacctggggttctttaacgtgcacctaaatctagtacacgggtgttttcgcatttcgcccccatcgaaatgcggccgccgtggccgggattcgatcccgcgaccttgtgctcagcagccaaacaccatagccactgagcaaccacggccagTAATGCAATTATTTGGCGTGTGTTACGTTacaactgtgtgcatgcacctagtgatgctgacgctgctgttgacgtcgcagctgccgccgcacaccttcacgtaacgcatgtgctgcgcacgggttctGCCAAACATGCCACTCACAGTGTCACGAACTGCCCGCCCTCTCAAATAATTCATTCTAGACCCCGTGTTTCGGGGCAGACCATGCGGAATGGGGTCGCCGTTACCATAGAGCTCACAACTTCTGCTACGGTCATGGCTGTCATTGCCCGATTCTatgtcgccttcagaaaggcgaaggttgtgcaacacagcacatgccgcgacaatgttggctgcatgCTCCTGCTCGTAGAGGAGGTGCGATATTGCTGGACAGCGGAAATGGCTCTTTAGGAGCCCAATGCACTTCTCCACTATGGAACGCCTGGCGctatgtgctgtgttgtactgcccttCGGTTGtctgcactggaggatggccgggAACTGaggtcaggagccacggctccaagaggtagccactgtcacctgcacgaagatggaaatagtacattgagtactcctcTGACGAGAGGTAAGTTGTCAACTGaagaaagctacagcatcattcaacaaaggcagACTTCAGAGGTTGtgagtcccaagtaaaagcatgagttgagcatgtccatacccgacacaaaTTGTTAACTAATCTGCAAGTgcactactcggtgcctgccacaagCAGAAATCAAgacttgttggtgctatcaatgacgGTAGGGGTAGCactaatgtgtgttcatttctgcTTCTGGCAGGCACTGCGTCAATGTCTTCATTTTTTACTCCCGACTTGTAatttggttaaaagtttgggttgcAGCGGACAtggcgttctgcgctgctgaagcttgactgcaccaaaaaaaaatttcttgtcTCACCGTGAAGTTATTCCCCAGGATTCACGATGCACCCCGCTTAGAACCGCCGGCGCAGCCATGTCTTCCGCTAGACGAAAGCGTCGTGGAGCGTCCCTGGTCGCAGAGGGTCCACAGCCAAGATCTTCATGTcggcgtcgcagatctgaggtaaaacgtagACACAGAAAGTGCCCGTTGACAAGAGCAACGTAACTGTCAAATAGGATCAGCACCAGAAAACGTGAggtttacttacgaacatgcagttgagggcgtggtatcccttgcggcacatgaatgcaGACTTGCGCTCACCCTTGCGTGCGAcaatggctatgaggctgccgtcgaCGCATCCGACGACGCCGGGGATAGAACCGCGccaaggaaaccctccttcaccgCTGCCTTTTCCTAGGCTGTCTacggaaaatggacccacttgttgcgggtcCCTGCGTTCACGATAGCCTCTGCCACCCTTCGCACGCACTCGCtgaccgtcgactgcgacacacggatcgtctcctcgctcccaacggacgcttggatgctcccggtggcaaagaagcgcagcgcacacaacaccttccgctccaccgacagtcccgtcggtCGCTCCGCCTCTAGTTTCCCCGCCAGTttctcgcacaacaaccgcaccgttcccttcgaggcGAAAatgccgtcgaaaatggtcatccggcatgtcaaacgcgtcatCTGGCTCTCCGTGTTctcgtcggcgacggcgaagagtcACGGCCATAGTGAtgaggcacccgccgtggttgctcagtggctatggtgttgggctgctgagcacaaggtcgcgggatcgaatcccggccacggcggccgcatttcgatgggggcgaaatgcgaaaacacccgtgtgcttagatttaggtgcacgttaaagaaccccaggtggtcaaaatttccggagtcctccactacggcgtgcctcataatcaggaagtggttttggcacgtaaaaccccaaatattattatagTGATGAGGTGGCAGCCATTTTTATTGCTttggaaacgaccctgcctctggccgtgccaAAAATATGTCTTATGCcccgcataatgagtgcgtcaacGTCACTGACGTTTCTGGTTTTCACGGGTTCCtcacgtcgcgtgattgacagacaaaatgggcgcggcccggtcattttcgaccaattgATGCgcggtgatggcggcaaaaggcataaagaaagtaatagaattcctacGAAATCGCACCCCTGGGTTGCGGCACGTACACTCGCCGACAAAATATTGCGGCGCGCGCGAGCGCGTGCCGAACCGGCCCTCTTCTAGCTGCGCATCCCTGGTGTGGGGAGTGATGCCTGCACGCACGCGCTTCCCTCCGAGGCTGCAAGCgcgcatgtttccgcgcttcctccttgcgcgccggcgatatgcgaatgtagccgcgaggtgcgCCTCTTGGGATTGGCGCTGTGGAGGCTTCGACGGACTACAAAGCCTCTGAAGCGTGAGCTTGGGCGCGCCGCTGCGGCCGCTTTTAAAGCAATAGCTTTACTAGCCGCGAACTTGCGAATTCGCCGTGGCGATGctgcgaggaggcacatgacgtcacaacgcgcgcctcgccgtggatatttctctctcgctccctagtcactactgcgcatgcccaGTAGTAGCACCGACCCACAGGTGTtgcgccgctgcgcagcgccgcgcctttcatccgccgccgtttggtatgacggcACACCgcgttatgccccaaccactggcacgcgctggaaagcttcggcgcgcgccgaagggtcaaatgcgtcaacgCGTCGGTTGGGAACTcggtgaagcggaacgtcgcgcagcgattatgtcttctgccgatgctagaagtttgccggcgcgcggcgaagctgcgccggcgtgcaccaatgggaggctgcgacgcctcgcaggcgtcaaccaatccggaacctccggctgctaggcctgtaatggccgaccgtgcggagacgccggcaccaacgatcggccgagttttttggacgcacgacgcgcgcgacagtgttcctgaaagacagtgttgtaatagtaggccgataacgacacgatcaaccgaccgacgaccgtgggttgtggcagtgcgacgtggatccgaagcgacttcgaacgacgccgactaatccaacctgcccactgggttccgccgggctcagtgcgatcgtctgctaaaacagccaaccgaatcacgattaccGCAACGTCCGTGCTTGTTGtgtgtgtattttgttgtgctcaaaacatgtttacgagttccgaagtctggataatcagctctcgcctatcgccgatgttgtttacattacgcgtaggcctagcgggtccatcgagttcgtaactggcgagtgaacgaggcCAGCTAAGAAACTCTGTTGAAGGAAGTGAATTTAGTAGCAAGGTTGCATTACAACGATTTGAAATGTAGTTTGCGCGGTGAACCTCGGTGTGCTTGCTGTCAAGACCGGAATCCGTCGTCACCGTTGACGAAGGCAGCCGTCGCACTCTCCGTCACATCTCAGGAATATATGACCACatgcgttgtgtgtgtgtgtttttttttcccaatTTGTGCATTTTACGACGGTCTTTAAATTTCAGGACAAATGATTCGCGTGTGATGCCACGCGATCGACAAGTTGCCCTTCGATACAGCTGCGTGTGAACTTTGCTCAGCTTTCAGGCATCAATTGCATGTGCGCGAGAACTGAACCAGAGATATCCGTGAAAAACAGTACATGAAGAATAAATCCGCTAACGGCGGGGTAGCACGTATAGAAACCAGTGGCCGGCGATAACCGGCAAACAGTGGCCGGCAAACATATCGACGGTTTCGGCCTTGCGAAACTGCACGGAAGGCGCAACCTCACCGGAAGCCTCCATCGTACACGACGACACTTCCTGATCGATTGCTACTGGTCATGCTGTCTGCTGTTTCCGTGCTTGCTGCTCACGTGTAGTTCGTTGTGTGTGTCCGAGAAGCATGGCCGGAATTCCGATCGCCGACACTGAGTTGCTGATCGCTGCTGTTGAGCAGCGGCCAGCTTTATGGATGGCCCGGCACCGAGAGCACAAGAACAAATTTGTGAAAGCAGCCCTGTGGCGTGAAGTAGCGGCCGCCGTCATGCCCGTTGGTGTGGGCATTGAAGGTGAGTTGACTGGCGGATTTTGATGCTTTGCTTATGTCAGCACTGTTACTATACATTCTTCTGATTGTCATTTGCGCAGAAGGCGTTGAACTTGTCCAGAAACGATGGAAGTCGCTACGGGACAAGTTTCGCCGCCTCTTCTTTGCCCACAAGGATCAGCTCAGAAGTGGCGCCAGTCAAGAAGATGCAGAATCGTTGGAGAGTTCATGGCCCTTTTTTGACGCGCTGCTGTTCTTGAAGGACACAATGCAGACAAGGGTGTAAGTGTTAATTTTGCCAAAATTTTCTAAAGTCATTTGCACACACAGCTGTAGTTCTGTGTTTGGATACCTTTATTGTATGAAATGTGTTCTAAACCCGAAACTTTGCTATAGCGGCTTTACTGCTTATCTCACAACATCTTAAGCACTGTCCCCCTCAAAGTAGCCCCTCTACTGGCAATACACTGTTCCCATCGTTTCTTCCATTTTTTGGAAAGCCTCCTGGAACGACTTCTAGGATGGAGTGCAAGTCTGTTGTCACATTGTGTAGAATGTCCTATGTGGTTTGGAAACAATGCCTTTTAAACATAGTTTGCAGTTTGGGAGACAGGAAAAAGTCAGCTGGGGCTAGGTCTGTAGAATACGGTGCATGGGGCACAACAGGAGTGTGACGTTTTGCTGGATAGCTACAGACAAGGAGCAAC includes:
- the LOC140219851 gene encoding uncharacterized protein, whose translation is MAGIPIADTELLIAAVEQRPALWMARHREHKNKFVKAALWREVAAAVMPVGVGIEEGVELVQKRWKSLRDKFRRLFFAHKDQLRSGASQEDAESLESSWPFFDALLFLKDTMQTRDVGQLHVISNEPVRKSWKPVGEHWKPGSEASKPGTKACKPSAEPCKPASEASKPNC